A region from the Corylus avellana chromosome ca7, CavTom2PMs-1.0 genome encodes:
- the LOC132188321 gene encoding transcription factor CPC-like yields MFLKFPFWKLLNAKSFPSLIESPRTPPGFLSLSLSVYRSLHLFFLPIFHCLKAMDKRRRKQAKTSSCYSEEVSSIEWEFIKMSEQEEDLIHRMYKLVGDRWALIAGRIPGRKPEEIERFWIMRHEEVFATKRRELKRHNS; encoded by the exons atgtttctcaAATTCCCTTTTTGGAAACTCTTAAATGCCAAATCCTTTCCCTCCCTTATAGAATCGCCACGAACTCCCCCggggtttctctctctctcactctctgttTATCGATCTCtccatctcttttttctccccATTTTCCATTGCTTGAAAGCTATGGATAAGCGTCGCAGAAAGCAAGCCAAGACCAGTAGTTGTTACTCTGAGG AGGTGAGCAGTATAGAGTGGGAGTTCATTAAGATGTCGGAACAAGAAGAAGATCTCATCCATAGAATGTACAAGCTGGTTGGTGACAG GTGGGCTCTGATCGCCGGTCGGATTCCAGGGCGGAAACCAGAAGAAATAGAGCGGTTTTGGATAATGAGACATGAAGAAGTGTTTGCCACTAAAAGAAGAGAGCTGAAGAGACATAATTCCTAA